The Chthoniobacterales bacterium region TTTCTCCGTCTTGATGCGTTCGCTGAGCCAGACCTTGATGATCGATTGACGCGTCACGCCGATGAGGGAGGCCTGTTTGTCGAGCTCGGATATCATCCAACTCGGGAGGTCCACATTCACCCGGCGCGGTTCCAGTCCGGGACGGCGTACGTTGTCCCAATCCAGATACGCGCTGATATCCTCGCCATCGTCAAAACGACGATCAAATTCCTCAGCGGTTATTGTAGCGTTCGCTTTCTTCATTTCTTGATCTCCTTACCGATATGATGCGGATCGATTCGCTCCGCAGGGTGTAAATGGCAGTCCACAATGTTCCATCAAGCTCTGCAATGATAGCCTCGCGCGGTTCCGTGACGGATCGGGCAGAGACCACCAATCCTTTCCCATCAAGCCAAAGTCGTCTCGCATCATTGAAATCGAT contains the following coding sequences:
- a CDS encoding CopG family transcriptional regulator yields the protein MTAEEFDRRFDDGEDISAYLDWDNVRRPGLEPRRVNVDLPSWMISELDKQASLIGVTRQSIIKVWLSERIKTEKSERSRAANLAPLGA
- a CDS encoding BrnT family toxin — encoded protein: MEFEYDPEKSKINAAKHGIDFNDARRLWLDGKGLVVSARSVTEPREAIIAELDGTLWTAIYTLRSESIRIISVRRSRNEESERYNNR